The Candidatus Tanganyikabacteria bacterium DNA window GACCGAATCCACCACGCGCACCAGGTCGATCTCCTGTACCTGCAAGTGGAAAGCCCCGGCCTCCAGGCGGGCGTAATCGAGCATGTCCTCTACCAGGCGCCTGAGGCGGTCTGCGCCCGCGCTGATCTCCTGCACGAAAGCCCGTTGCTGCGGGCTGAGCGGCCCCGCCAGCTCGTCTTCCAGGAACTCCGCATAGCCCTTGATCGACGAGAGGGGCGTCCGCAACTCGTGGGACGCGGCGTTGAGGAAGCTGCCCTTGAGGCGTTCGGCCTGCTGCAACTGCTCGATCTGCAAGCGCAGCGCCCGGTGCTGCCGCGCGATGACCAGGTGCAGGGCGATCTGCGACGCGAGGGACTCGACGTAGGCCAGATCGTCGGAGGCGATGGCCCCGCCGCCCTGGCGGGCCAGAGCCAGCACGCCGATGGCGTCGCCCTGGTGCATCAGGGGCACCATGAGGCCGCCCGAGGTACCGGAGGCAGCCAGCATCTTCTTCGCGGCGGGCGGAGCGGCCAGGGTCGAGGCGTCCGGCACGGCCAGGGCGCGCCGTTCCAGGAAGCAGGCCAGGGAAGGCGCCTCCGGCGGGAGGTTCTCGTAGTAGGCCCTCACCTGGGTGTCCAGCGCAGGGCTCACGCCGTGGAGTGCCGCCACTTCCAGGCGGCCGAGGGCTGCGTTCCACGCCAGGATCGCCCCGCCCTTGAAATCGAGGTGCCGGCAAACCAGGTCCAGGCCCTCGAACAGCACCGTCTCCGAGTCGTGGTCGCGGCCCAGCGTGCGGGTCAGTTCGACGAGCAGTCCCAGGCGCGCGTTGGCCTGGCGGAGTCGTTCGGACTCCTCGGCGGTCGCGATGGCGAGCGGCAGCATTTCCTTTTAAGAAATTATAAGGGGCGAAGCGGCATTCCCGTTCAGAACATATCCGGCATCCATGCGGGCCCGCCCGCGAAGAGGGCGTCGGCACCGCGGTGCTCCGCCGCGGCGAGACCCGCCTGGGCCAGGTCCCGGGTGGTCTGGAAGCCGGTGAACAGCGCGGCCAGGCCGCGCACGTCGATCGACAGGTCGCCGCGACCGCCCGGGCTGACGCGCCCGCAGCCGTCCGCGACTTCCAGGATCAGCCGACCCGCGTTTTCCGGCAGGACCGCGTCGCGCACGGCGAGGTGCACCTCGCCTGTGACTCCCGGCCGGTAGCCGCGTTGCTCGAGGGCGGCGCGCACGTCGCACAGGCGCAGCATCCATCGCAGGAAACGCGCCACCTCCACGGGCGGATCTGCCAGGGGAGCCAGGAAGGGCAACGCCGGCGCGTCGGGGAAGTCGAGGACGTGGGCCAGCGACCGGTGCGCGGCGAAGAAGGAGAGCAGCCGCGCGGCCGCGCGCGGCGTGCCGGCCACGCAGTCGAGCACCCGGATCTGGCGCTTGCCGCCCTCGTTTTCCTGCGCGTAGACGACGTAGCCCTCGGGGCCCTCGCCGCCCTCGACCAGGTAGCAGAAGTGCTCGCCGGTCCACGGCGCCAGGTTGCGCATCCAGAGCACCGCCGGCCGATCGAGCCAGCCGTCGGTGCGCCTGGCCTGCTCCGCGTAGAGGGCCGCGAAGCGGTCGCGGTCGGCGAGGCCGGCGCGCCGCACCTGGAGGTCTGTGGCCCGCACGTCGAGTGCGGCGGTGGGTATCTTGAAGCGACAATGCAGGCCGGCCGACTCGAACCCGGCGTTGCGGTAGACGGGCAGCGTGGCCGGAAACAGGCAGGCCAGGGGGGTGCCCCCCGCGCGCAACTCGCCCACGGCGTCCCGCATCAGGCGGGAGCCGATGCCACTCCCGCGATGCTCCGGGGCGACGGCCACCGCGGCGATGGCGCCGCACTCGAGGCGCCGGCCGCCGAAGTACTGGCCGGCGCGATAGATGGCCAGACCGCCCGCGACCTGCCCAGCCGCATGCGCGAAGCGGAAATTCTCCCTCCCGACGCGGTCGAACCAATCGTCCAGCGGGCGGCTCGGATCGAACCAGAGCGACGGAACGACGATAGCGCCGTACTCCGCGAAATCGCGCGGCGAGCCCGTCGCTGCCGGTCGTTCGGCCGGGCGGGGCTCAGCCGACACCGGCGGCCTGCATGGCCCGGATCGCCTCGGCGCGGGCCTCCGCCCTGGCGGCCTCGGGACCGCGCTGCAGCTTGCCCAGGACCAGCGCGTATCCTTCGAGGCAGCCGGCGAGTTCGGGGTGATCGGCGCCCATGACCTGCTCCGCCAGGGAGACGGCGCGCCGGTAGAGCGCTTCGGCCGCCGCCAGCTTGCCCAGCACCCGCGTCGCGTGGGCGAGAGCGATCAGGCTGGCCGCCACGTCGGGGTGCTCCGGGCCCAGGAGCCGCTCGCGGATGGCGAGGGCGCGCCTGGCCAGGGGCTCGGCCCTGGCGGCGCGGCCCTGCGCTGCGTGGCACCGGGCCAGTGCGGCGAGCGTCGCGGCGACCGGCAAGCTGGCCAGGCCATGCGTCGCCTCCCGGAGCGCCAGGAGGCGAACGAGCCGGGGTTCGGCCTCCGCGAAGCGCGCCTGGTCCATGAGCAGCCTGGCGAGGCTCTCGATGGCCTCGGGCACGGCCTGCTGGTCGGCGCCCTGCTCGCGCAGGGCCAGGCTCCGGGCGAAGT harbors:
- a CDS encoding GAF domain-containing protein, coding for MLPLAIATAEESERLRQANARLGLLVELTRTLGRDHDSETVLFEGLDLVCRHLDFKGGAILAWNAALGRLEVAALHGVSPALDTQVRAYYENLPPEAPSLACFLERRALAVPDASTLAAPPAAKKMLAASGTSGGLMVPLMHQGDAIGVLALARQGGGAIASDDLAYVESLASQIALHLVIARQHRALRLQIEQLQQAERLKGSFLNAASHELRTPLSSIKGYAEFLEDELAGPLSPQQRAFVQEISAGADRLRRLVEDMLDYARLEAGAFHLQVQEIDLVRVVDSVLSSLRPQFEAAGVKVVRRLGRKSLLTAADPHRIGQVLLNLVGNAIKFTPAGGRITVRIQTGRKELRASVEDTGIGIAPRHLPRLFDKFYQADAALTRERGGAGLGLAIARGLIEAHGGKIGVESEHGAGSRFWFTLPRDRQLPLLSGAETRSVQ
- a CDS encoding GNAT family N-acetyltransferase produces the protein MSAEPRPAERPAATGSPRDFAEYGAIVVPSLWFDPSRPLDDWFDRVGRENFRFAHAAGQVAGGLAIYRAGQYFGGRRLECGAIAAVAVAPEHRGSGIGSRLMRDAVGELRAGGTPLACLFPATLPVYRNAGFESAGLHCRFKIPTAALDVRATDLQVRRAGLADRDRFAALYAEQARRTDGWLDRPAVLWMRNLAPWTGEHFCYLVEGGEGPEGYVVYAQENEGGKRQIRVLDCVAGTPRAAARLLSFFAAHRSLAHVLDFPDAPALPFLAPLADPPVEVARFLRWMLRLCDVRAALEQRGYRPGVTGEVHLAVRDAVLPENAGRLILEVADGCGRVSPGGRGDLSIDVRGLAALFTGFQTTRDLAQAGLAAAEHRGADALFAGGPAWMPDMF
- a CDS encoding tetratricopeptide repeat protein encodes the protein MAAFQEGNLSEAEELCREALATAEDAGPDAQGMPFVLDNLAQVLQAAGQGAEAADHFARSLALREQGADQQAVPEAIESLARLLMDQARFAEAEPRLVRLLALREATHGLASLPVAATLAALARCHAAQGRAARAEPLARRALAIRERLLGPEHPDVAASLIALAHATRVLGKLAAAEALYRRAVSLAEQVMGADHPELAGCLEGYALVLGKLQRGPEAARAEARAEAIRAMQAAGVG